In the Mangifera indica cultivar Alphonso unplaced genomic scaffold, CATAS_Mindica_2.1 Un_0040, whole genome shotgun sequence genome, one interval contains:
- the LOC123206511 gene encoding uncharacterized protein LOC123206511 isoform X1, whose product MRMRMHGWRAGEEEDHQRKRHMWTVPPRGSPILDALAHGAATASYSPNSTTFFSKDGRKISVGDCALFLPPKDSPPFIGIIRSVTVGKENKLTLSVNWLYRPAEVKLGKRFPLEAAPNEIFYSFHKDEIPAASLLHPCKVAFLPKGVELPSGIVSFVCRKVYDITKQCLWWLTDKDYMTDRQEEIDQLLHKTRVEMHATVPPGGRSPKPMNGPTSTSQSKHGSDSVQNSASSYPSQIKGKKRERGDQVSEPVKRERSSRMEDGDSGHNRTDSLKSEIAKFTDKGGLVDYDGVEKLVQLMIPEKKIDLVCRSMLAGVVAATDNNDCLNWFVQLKGLPVYDEWLQEVHKGKIGDGSSPKDSDKSVEEFLITLLRALDKLPINLHALQMCNIGKSVNHLRTHKNLEIQKKARSLVDTWKKRVEAEMDAKPNQAVSWPARPRLPEATPGGNRQSGGFSEVSVKSLVMQPTASKTSSVKLVPGETAMKSAFASQVSVKSTTSPTSVGSNLKDGQSRNSASGGATDLPSTPAKDEKSSSAGQSHNNTHSCSIDHTKTGGCSGKEDVRSSTAASVTTNKASGSSRSRKSVNGFPCSNLSGVQRETGSNRTSQHRNQASERPYHSSLISDKAIDISAVEGSNHKLIVKIPNRGRSPAQSASAGSLEDPLVTNSIASSPILSEKQDQFDRNLKEKNDTLLGVDEGDGAPSVAPESSGCQTDDDTKAFTEISKDASLSSGNEHKNTKRQQIPFSALVKYSAVAASVPVGDDIGMNLLASVAAGEMCKSDIVSPDVSPRRNTPVHEQLCDDKDSRVKSSLGVNLSPEQSQSIDGADDEHGKQVDRTLPAKNTDTNLEKSARDLTGQINISPVDLPQTRNAFQERSENLKQDINEEISDATAKYLEGKAGSRVDTDGSPGAKQKISSSLLTVDRVSEPVVKVETEALEGSQSYRSSEIDGETKKNVNDGFNNDIQTEQKLSTVVKQFDFVKGTDAKMLHTSGPGKDMASENVDEVKADNADEVDVTSHLSDGEKQKTEWRTKVPLTHSDQNEPNSGLDVSDHKCEHIEETVESNEGKKHHCAGPASPEVPPALQVQETGQHGRLGVPKLTGDEVDEAEVSSSTTADVSFSTGGVTDMEAKVEFDLNENFSGDDGKYGELNHLTAPDCSGTAQQLISPLPFPVSSVSSSLLASITVAAAAKGPFVPPEDLLRSKGALGWKGSAATSAFRPAEPRKALEIPLGETNISLSNATPGRHSRPPLDIDLNVPDERIFEDLVSRGSTQDTFCVSGLTNNRDVSHERIGSTPARCSGGLDLDLNRVEELTDGNISTSNGHKADIPVQPVTSSSGGLFNGEVSVRRDFDLNDGPVVDEMSTDPALFNQNTRSIPPQPPVSVLRMNTADTGNLASWYPRGNTYSTVTVPSLPDREQQPFSIVAPGAHQRMLTPPSVGTSFVPDVFRGPVLSSSPAVPFPSTHFQYSIFPFGTTFPLPSATFSGGSTAYVDSSSGGRLCFPAMNSQILGPTPAVPSHYPRPYVVSLPDGSNNSNAESGWKWGRQALDLNAGPGVPDIEGRDETLPLVPRQLSVASSQALAEEQARIYMPGGILKRKEPEGWDGYKRPSWQY is encoded by the exons ATGCGTATGCGTATGCATGGATGGCGAGCTGGTGAAGAGGAAGACCACCAGAGGAAACGGCACATGTGGACTGTCCCTCCACGTGGCTCTCCGATTTTAGATGCACTTGCTCATGGTGCTGCCACTGCTTCTTATTCTCCCAATTCAACTACTTTCTTCTCCAAG GATGGACGCAAAATTAGTGTTGGTGATTGTGCACTTTTCCTGCCTCCCAAGGATTCTCCTCCCTTCATTGGAATAATTCGTTCAGTGACTGTTGGTAAAGAGAATAAGTTAACATTGAGTGTAAATTGGCTTTATCGACCAGCTGAAGTAAAACTTGGCAAACGCTTCCCATTGGAGGCTGCGCCAAACGAAATTTTCTATTCCTTCCATAAGGATGAGATTCCTGCTGCTTCCTTATTGCATCCGTGTAAAGTCGCATTCCTTCCAAAAGGTGTTGAACTTCCATCAGGAATTGTCTCTTTTGTGTGCCGCAAAGTATATGATATTACCAAACAGTGTTTATGGTGGTTAACTGATAAAGACTATATGACT GACCGACAGGAAGAAATAGATCAATTATTGCATAAGACTCGTGTAGAAATGCATGCAACTGTGCCCCCAGGTGGCCGTTCCCCAAAGCCAATGAATGGCCCAACTTCTACTTCACAATCAAAACATGGTTCGGATAGTGTGCAAAACAGTGCTTCCTCCTATCCATCACAAATAAAagggaagaaaagggaaagggGTGATCAGGTCTCTGAGCCTGTTAAGCGAGAACGTTCTTCAAGAATGGAGGATGGGGATTCTGGTCATAATAGAACGGATAGTTTAAAATCTGAGATTGCTAAATTTACAGATAAGGGGGGACTTGTAGACTATGATGGGGTAGAGAAATTGGTGCAGCTCATGATACCtgagaaaaaaatagatttggTTTGCCGGTCAATGCTTGCTGGTGTGGTGGCTGCAACAGACAACAATGATTGCCTTAATTGGTTTGTGCAGCTTAAGGGTTTACCTGTGTATGATGAATGGCTCCAAGAGGTCCACAAAGGAAAGATTGGTGATGGTAGCAGCCCCAAGGACAGTGATAAATCAGTTGAGGAGTTTCTAATAACTTTACTTCGTGCACTTGATAAGCTGCCTATAAATCTTCATGCACTGCAAATGTGTAACATTGGAAAGTCTGTGAATCATTTGCGTACACACAAGAATTTGGAAATTCAAAAGAAGGCAAGGAGTTTAGTTGACACCTGGAAGAAACGTGTTGAGGCTGAAATGGATGCGAAACCAAATCAGGCTGTCTCCTGGCCAGCTAGACCCAGGCTTCCAGAAGCTACTCCTGGTGGGAACAGACAGTCAGGTGGATTCTCTGAGGTTTCTGTAAAGAGCTTGGTGATGCAGCCTACTGCTTCTAAAACTTCTTCAGTCAAGCTTGTGCCAGGGGAGACCGCTATGAAGTCAGCATTTGCATCTCAAGTGTCTGTGAAATCAACAACATCACCTACATCTGTGGGCTCAAACCTAAAAGATGGACAGTCTCGCAATTCTGCTAGTGGTGGTGCAACTGACCTACCTTCAACTCCGGCAAAGGATGAGAAAAGCAGCAGTGCTGGTCAGTCCCACAACAATACTCACTCTTGTTCCATTGATCATACCAAAACTGGGGGATGCTCTGGGAAAGAGGATGTTAGGAGCTCTACTGCTGCTTCAGTGACCACAAACAAGGCCTCTGGTTCTTCACGGTCTCGAAAATCTGTTAATGGTTTCCCTTGTTCAAATCTTTCAGGGGTTCAAAGAGAAACTGGATCAAACAGAACTTCTCAGCACAGGAATCAAGCTTCAGAAAGACCATATCATTCGAGTTTAATAAGTGACAAAGCAATAGATATATCTGCTGTTGAGGGGAGTAATCACAAGCTAATAGTTAAGATCCCAAATCGAGGTCGCAGTCCAGCCCAAAGTGCCAGTGCAGGATCTCTTGAAGATCCTCTGGTCACAAACAGCATAGCATCCTCTCCCATTCTCTCAGAGAAGCAGGATCAGTTTGATCGTAACCTCAAGGAAAAAAATGACACACTTCTTGGAGTTGACGAGGGAGATGGGGCACCATCTGTTGCTCCTGAATCATCAGGCTGTCAGACTGATGATGATACAAAGGCATTTACTGAAATTTCGAAAGATGCTTCTTTATCATCAGGAAATGAACATAAAAATACAAAGCGGCAACAAATTCCTTTCAGTGCTTTGGTCAAGTATTCTGCAGTAGCTGCATCTGTGCCAGTTGGGGATGATATCGGAATGAATCTGCTTGCAAGTGTGGCTGCTGGGGAGATGTGCAAATCTGACATAGTTTCACCAGATGTCTCTCCACGAAGAAACACTCCTGTCCATGAGCAACTCTGTGATGACAAAGattcaagagtaaaatcatctCTGGGAGTCAATCTTTCTCCAGAACAGAGTCAGTCTATTGATGGTGCCGACGATGAACATGGGAAGCAGGTTGATCGTACTTTGCCAGCCAAGAATACAGATACTAATCTGGAGAAATCTGCAAGAGATCTAACTGGACAGATAAATATTTCCCCAGTGGATTTGCCGCAGACTAGAAATGCATTTCAGGAGAGATCTGAGAATTTGAAACAAGATATAAATGAGGAGATCTCAGATGCTACAGCCAAATATCTTGAGGGAAAGGCTGGTAGTAGAGTGGATACAGATGGCAGTCCAGGTGCTAAACAAAAGATCAGTAGCTCTTTACTAACTGTGGATAGGGTCTCTGAACCTGTTGTAAAAGTTGAGACTGAAGCCCTTGAAGGATCACAATCATATCGATCTTCGGAAATTGATGGTGAGACTAAGAAAAATGTGAATGATGGATTTAATAACGACATACAGACAGAACAGAAACTTTCTACTGTGGTAAAACAGTTTGACTTTGTCAAAGGAACAGATGCGAAAATGCTGCATACGTCTGGTCCTGGTAAAGATATGGCTTCTGAAAATGTTGATGAAGTGAAAGCTGACAATGCTGATGAAGTTGATGTAACCAGTCATCTTAGTGATGGTGAAAAGCAGAAGACTGAATGGAGAACTAAAGTTCCTTTGACTCATTCGGATCAGAACGAACCGAATTCGGGCTTAGATGTCTCTGATCACAAGTGTGAGCACATTGAGGAAACAGTAGAAAGTAATGAGGGCAAAAAGCATCATTGTGCTGGTCCAGCTTCTCCAGAGGTACCCCCTGCATTGCAAGTGCAAGAAACAGGACAGCACGGGAGGCTGGGAGTTCCTAAGTTGACTGGGGATGAGGTAGATGAAGCAGAGGTCTCTTCATCGACCACTGCCGATGTGTCTTTCTCCACTGGAGGTGTGACTGATATGGAAGCAAAagttgaatttgatctaaatgaaaattttagtgGAGATGATGGAAAATATGGAGAGTTGAATCACCTGACAGCCCCAGATTGTTCAGGTACTGCTCAACAATTGATTAGCCCTTTGCCATTCCCAGTTTCTTCCGTCTCTAGTAGCCTTCTGGCATCCATTACAGTAGCTGCTGCTGCAAAAGGGCCTTTTGTTCCACCAGAAGACCTCCTGAGAAGTAAAGGGGCACTTGGTTGGAAGGGGTCTGCAGCAACAAGTGCATTTCGACCGGCTGAACCTAGAAAGGCTCTGGAGATTCCATTGGGTGAAACTAACATATCTCTTTCCAATGCTACACCTGGAAGACATAGTCGCCCTCCTTTGGATATTGACTTAAATGTACCAGATGAGAGAATATTTGAGGATTTGGTTTCTCGGGGCTCTACTCAAGATACATTTTGTGTATCTGGCCTTACAAATAATCGTGATGTGTCACATGAACGGATAGGTTCCACACCTGCTCGGTGCTCTGGTGGTCTTGACCTAGATTTGAATAGAGTTGAGGAGCTTACTGATGGTAATATCTCAACAAGCAATGGTCATAAAGCAGATATTCCAGTTCAGCCTGTCACATCATCATCGGGTGGTCTTTTCAATGGTGAAGTGAGTGTTCGTAGAGACTTTGATTTGAATGATGGACCTGTAGTTGATGAGATGAGTACAGATCCAGCATTGTTCAATCAGAACACTAGAAGCATACCACCCCAGCCACCGGTTTCTGTTCTCCGGATGAACACGGCTGATACAGGAAACCTTGCATCATGGTATCCCAGAGGGAACACGTATTCAACTGTCACAGTTCCATCATTGCCTGATAGAGAGCAGCAGCCTTTTTCAATTGTTGCACCGGGTGCGCACCAAAGGATGTTGACCCCCCCTTCTGTTGGCACCTCATTTGTTCCTGATGTTTTCAGGGGGCCAGTTTTGTCATCTTCTCCTGCCGTTCCCTTTCCATCTACTCACTTCCAATATTCCATCTTCCCTTTTGGAACCACCTTTCCACTTCCATCAGCCACTTTCTCTGGTGGTTCAACAGCCTATGTGGATTCATCATCTGGTGGGAGGCTATGCTTCCCTGCAATGAATTCACAAATATTGGGACCAACACCTGCAGTCCCATCTCATTACCCAAGGCCGTACGTAGTTAGCCTCCCTGATGGTAGCAACAATTCTAATGCCGAGAGTGGTTGGAAATGGGGAAGACAGGCTCTAGACTTAAATGCAGGACCTGGAGTCCCAGATATAGAAGGTAGAGATGAGACATTACCTCTTGTGCCAAGGCAACTATCTGTTGCTAGTTCACAGGCCCTGGCGGAGGAGCAAGCAAGAATATATATGCCTGGTGGCATTCTGAAGAGGAAGGAACCTGAAGGATGGGATGGCTACAAGCGACCTTCATGgcaatattaa
- the LOC123206511 gene encoding uncharacterized protein LOC123206511 isoform X2, protein MRMRMHGWRAGEEEDHQRKRHMWTVPPRGSPILDALAHGAATASYSPNSTTFFSKDGRKISVGDCALFLPPKDSPPFIGIIRSVTVGKENKLTLSVNWLYRPAEVKLGKRFPLEAAPNEIFYSFHKDEIPAASLLHPCKVAFLPKGVELPSGIVSFVCRKVYDITKQCLWWLTDKDYMTEEIDQLLHKTRVEMHATVPPGGRSPKPMNGPTSTSQSKHGSDSVQNSASSYPSQIKGKKRERGDQVSEPVKRERSSRMEDGDSGHNRTDSLKSEIAKFTDKGGLVDYDGVEKLVQLMIPEKKIDLVCRSMLAGVVAATDNNDCLNWFVQLKGLPVYDEWLQEVHKGKIGDGSSPKDSDKSVEEFLITLLRALDKLPINLHALQMCNIGKSVNHLRTHKNLEIQKKARSLVDTWKKRVEAEMDAKPNQAVSWPARPRLPEATPGGNRQSGGFSEVSVKSLVMQPTASKTSSVKLVPGETAMKSAFASQVSVKSTTSPTSVGSNLKDGQSRNSASGGATDLPSTPAKDEKSSSAGQSHNNTHSCSIDHTKTGGCSGKEDVRSSTAASVTTNKASGSSRSRKSVNGFPCSNLSGVQRETGSNRTSQHRNQASERPYHSSLISDKAIDISAVEGSNHKLIVKIPNRGRSPAQSASAGSLEDPLVTNSIASSPILSEKQDQFDRNLKEKNDTLLGVDEGDGAPSVAPESSGCQTDDDTKAFTEISKDASLSSGNEHKNTKRQQIPFSALVKYSAVAASVPVGDDIGMNLLASVAAGEMCKSDIVSPDVSPRRNTPVHEQLCDDKDSRVKSSLGVNLSPEQSQSIDGADDEHGKQVDRTLPAKNTDTNLEKSARDLTGQINISPVDLPQTRNAFQERSENLKQDINEEISDATAKYLEGKAGSRVDTDGSPGAKQKISSSLLTVDRVSEPVVKVETEALEGSQSYRSSEIDGETKKNVNDGFNNDIQTEQKLSTVVKQFDFVKGTDAKMLHTSGPGKDMASENVDEVKADNADEVDVTSHLSDGEKQKTEWRTKVPLTHSDQNEPNSGLDVSDHKCEHIEETVESNEGKKHHCAGPASPEVPPALQVQETGQHGRLGVPKLTGDEVDEAEVSSSTTADVSFSTGGVTDMEAKVEFDLNENFSGDDGKYGELNHLTAPDCSGTAQQLISPLPFPVSSVSSSLLASITVAAAAKGPFVPPEDLLRSKGALGWKGSAATSAFRPAEPRKALEIPLGETNISLSNATPGRHSRPPLDIDLNVPDERIFEDLVSRGSTQDTFCVSGLTNNRDVSHERIGSTPARCSGGLDLDLNRVEELTDGNISTSNGHKADIPVQPVTSSSGGLFNGEVSVRRDFDLNDGPVVDEMSTDPALFNQNTRSIPPQPPVSVLRMNTADTGNLASWYPRGNTYSTVTVPSLPDREQQPFSIVAPGAHQRMLTPPSVGTSFVPDVFRGPVLSSSPAVPFPSTHFQYSIFPFGTTFPLPSATFSGGSTAYVDSSSGGRLCFPAMNSQILGPTPAVPSHYPRPYVVSLPDGSNNSNAESGWKWGRQALDLNAGPGVPDIEGRDETLPLVPRQLSVASSQALAEEQARIYMPGGILKRKEPEGWDGYKRPSWQY, encoded by the exons ATGCGTATGCGTATGCATGGATGGCGAGCTGGTGAAGAGGAAGACCACCAGAGGAAACGGCACATGTGGACTGTCCCTCCACGTGGCTCTCCGATTTTAGATGCACTTGCTCATGGTGCTGCCACTGCTTCTTATTCTCCCAATTCAACTACTTTCTTCTCCAAG GATGGACGCAAAATTAGTGTTGGTGATTGTGCACTTTTCCTGCCTCCCAAGGATTCTCCTCCCTTCATTGGAATAATTCGTTCAGTGACTGTTGGTAAAGAGAATAAGTTAACATTGAGTGTAAATTGGCTTTATCGACCAGCTGAAGTAAAACTTGGCAAACGCTTCCCATTGGAGGCTGCGCCAAACGAAATTTTCTATTCCTTCCATAAGGATGAGATTCCTGCTGCTTCCTTATTGCATCCGTGTAAAGTCGCATTCCTTCCAAAAGGTGTTGAACTTCCATCAGGAATTGTCTCTTTTGTGTGCCGCAAAGTATATGATATTACCAAACAGTGTTTATGGTGGTTAACTGATAAAGACTATATGACT GAAGAAATAGATCAATTATTGCATAAGACTCGTGTAGAAATGCATGCAACTGTGCCCCCAGGTGGCCGTTCCCCAAAGCCAATGAATGGCCCAACTTCTACTTCACAATCAAAACATGGTTCGGATAGTGTGCAAAACAGTGCTTCCTCCTATCCATCACAAATAAAagggaagaaaagggaaagggGTGATCAGGTCTCTGAGCCTGTTAAGCGAGAACGTTCTTCAAGAATGGAGGATGGGGATTCTGGTCATAATAGAACGGATAGTTTAAAATCTGAGATTGCTAAATTTACAGATAAGGGGGGACTTGTAGACTATGATGGGGTAGAGAAATTGGTGCAGCTCATGATACCtgagaaaaaaatagatttggTTTGCCGGTCAATGCTTGCTGGTGTGGTGGCTGCAACAGACAACAATGATTGCCTTAATTGGTTTGTGCAGCTTAAGGGTTTACCTGTGTATGATGAATGGCTCCAAGAGGTCCACAAAGGAAAGATTGGTGATGGTAGCAGCCCCAAGGACAGTGATAAATCAGTTGAGGAGTTTCTAATAACTTTACTTCGTGCACTTGATAAGCTGCCTATAAATCTTCATGCACTGCAAATGTGTAACATTGGAAAGTCTGTGAATCATTTGCGTACACACAAGAATTTGGAAATTCAAAAGAAGGCAAGGAGTTTAGTTGACACCTGGAAGAAACGTGTTGAGGCTGAAATGGATGCGAAACCAAATCAGGCTGTCTCCTGGCCAGCTAGACCCAGGCTTCCAGAAGCTACTCCTGGTGGGAACAGACAGTCAGGTGGATTCTCTGAGGTTTCTGTAAAGAGCTTGGTGATGCAGCCTACTGCTTCTAAAACTTCTTCAGTCAAGCTTGTGCCAGGGGAGACCGCTATGAAGTCAGCATTTGCATCTCAAGTGTCTGTGAAATCAACAACATCACCTACATCTGTGGGCTCAAACCTAAAAGATGGACAGTCTCGCAATTCTGCTAGTGGTGGTGCAACTGACCTACCTTCAACTCCGGCAAAGGATGAGAAAAGCAGCAGTGCTGGTCAGTCCCACAACAATACTCACTCTTGTTCCATTGATCATACCAAAACTGGGGGATGCTCTGGGAAAGAGGATGTTAGGAGCTCTACTGCTGCTTCAGTGACCACAAACAAGGCCTCTGGTTCTTCACGGTCTCGAAAATCTGTTAATGGTTTCCCTTGTTCAAATCTTTCAGGGGTTCAAAGAGAAACTGGATCAAACAGAACTTCTCAGCACAGGAATCAAGCTTCAGAAAGACCATATCATTCGAGTTTAATAAGTGACAAAGCAATAGATATATCTGCTGTTGAGGGGAGTAATCACAAGCTAATAGTTAAGATCCCAAATCGAGGTCGCAGTCCAGCCCAAAGTGCCAGTGCAGGATCTCTTGAAGATCCTCTGGTCACAAACAGCATAGCATCCTCTCCCATTCTCTCAGAGAAGCAGGATCAGTTTGATCGTAACCTCAAGGAAAAAAATGACACACTTCTTGGAGTTGACGAGGGAGATGGGGCACCATCTGTTGCTCCTGAATCATCAGGCTGTCAGACTGATGATGATACAAAGGCATTTACTGAAATTTCGAAAGATGCTTCTTTATCATCAGGAAATGAACATAAAAATACAAAGCGGCAACAAATTCCTTTCAGTGCTTTGGTCAAGTATTCTGCAGTAGCTGCATCTGTGCCAGTTGGGGATGATATCGGAATGAATCTGCTTGCAAGTGTGGCTGCTGGGGAGATGTGCAAATCTGACATAGTTTCACCAGATGTCTCTCCACGAAGAAACACTCCTGTCCATGAGCAACTCTGTGATGACAAAGattcaagagtaaaatcatctCTGGGAGTCAATCTTTCTCCAGAACAGAGTCAGTCTATTGATGGTGCCGACGATGAACATGGGAAGCAGGTTGATCGTACTTTGCCAGCCAAGAATACAGATACTAATCTGGAGAAATCTGCAAGAGATCTAACTGGACAGATAAATATTTCCCCAGTGGATTTGCCGCAGACTAGAAATGCATTTCAGGAGAGATCTGAGAATTTGAAACAAGATATAAATGAGGAGATCTCAGATGCTACAGCCAAATATCTTGAGGGAAAGGCTGGTAGTAGAGTGGATACAGATGGCAGTCCAGGTGCTAAACAAAAGATCAGTAGCTCTTTACTAACTGTGGATAGGGTCTCTGAACCTGTTGTAAAAGTTGAGACTGAAGCCCTTGAAGGATCACAATCATATCGATCTTCGGAAATTGATGGTGAGACTAAGAAAAATGTGAATGATGGATTTAATAACGACATACAGACAGAACAGAAACTTTCTACTGTGGTAAAACAGTTTGACTTTGTCAAAGGAACAGATGCGAAAATGCTGCATACGTCTGGTCCTGGTAAAGATATGGCTTCTGAAAATGTTGATGAAGTGAAAGCTGACAATGCTGATGAAGTTGATGTAACCAGTCATCTTAGTGATGGTGAAAAGCAGAAGACTGAATGGAGAACTAAAGTTCCTTTGACTCATTCGGATCAGAACGAACCGAATTCGGGCTTAGATGTCTCTGATCACAAGTGTGAGCACATTGAGGAAACAGTAGAAAGTAATGAGGGCAAAAAGCATCATTGTGCTGGTCCAGCTTCTCCAGAGGTACCCCCTGCATTGCAAGTGCAAGAAACAGGACAGCACGGGAGGCTGGGAGTTCCTAAGTTGACTGGGGATGAGGTAGATGAAGCAGAGGTCTCTTCATCGACCACTGCCGATGTGTCTTTCTCCACTGGAGGTGTGACTGATATGGAAGCAAAagttgaatttgatctaaatgaaaattttagtgGAGATGATGGAAAATATGGAGAGTTGAATCACCTGACAGCCCCAGATTGTTCAGGTACTGCTCAACAATTGATTAGCCCTTTGCCATTCCCAGTTTCTTCCGTCTCTAGTAGCCTTCTGGCATCCATTACAGTAGCTGCTGCTGCAAAAGGGCCTTTTGTTCCACCAGAAGACCTCCTGAGAAGTAAAGGGGCACTTGGTTGGAAGGGGTCTGCAGCAACAAGTGCATTTCGACCGGCTGAACCTAGAAAGGCTCTGGAGATTCCATTGGGTGAAACTAACATATCTCTTTCCAATGCTACACCTGGAAGACATAGTCGCCCTCCTTTGGATATTGACTTAAATGTACCAGATGAGAGAATATTTGAGGATTTGGTTTCTCGGGGCTCTACTCAAGATACATTTTGTGTATCTGGCCTTACAAATAATCGTGATGTGTCACATGAACGGATAGGTTCCACACCTGCTCGGTGCTCTGGTGGTCTTGACCTAGATTTGAATAGAGTTGAGGAGCTTACTGATGGTAATATCTCAACAAGCAATGGTCATAAAGCAGATATTCCAGTTCAGCCTGTCACATCATCATCGGGTGGTCTTTTCAATGGTGAAGTGAGTGTTCGTAGAGACTTTGATTTGAATGATGGACCTGTAGTTGATGAGATGAGTACAGATCCAGCATTGTTCAATCAGAACACTAGAAGCATACCACCCCAGCCACCGGTTTCTGTTCTCCGGATGAACACGGCTGATACAGGAAACCTTGCATCATGGTATCCCAGAGGGAACACGTATTCAACTGTCACAGTTCCATCATTGCCTGATAGAGAGCAGCAGCCTTTTTCAATTGTTGCACCGGGTGCGCACCAAAGGATGTTGACCCCCCCTTCTGTTGGCACCTCATTTGTTCCTGATGTTTTCAGGGGGCCAGTTTTGTCATCTTCTCCTGCCGTTCCCTTTCCATCTACTCACTTCCAATATTCCATCTTCCCTTTTGGAACCACCTTTCCACTTCCATCAGCCACTTTCTCTGGTGGTTCAACAGCCTATGTGGATTCATCATCTGGTGGGAGGCTATGCTTCCCTGCAATGAATTCACAAATATTGGGACCAACACCTGCAGTCCCATCTCATTACCCAAGGCCGTACGTAGTTAGCCTCCCTGATGGTAGCAACAATTCTAATGCCGAGAGTGGTTGGAAATGGGGAAGACAGGCTCTAGACTTAAATGCAGGACCTGGAGTCCCAGATATAGAAGGTAGAGATGAGACATTACCTCTTGTGCCAAGGCAACTATCTGTTGCTAGTTCACAGGCCCTGGCGGAGGAGCAAGCAAGAATATATATGCCTGGTGGCATTCTGAAGAGGAAGGAACCTGAAGGATGGGATGGCTACAAGCGACCTTCATGgcaatattaa
- the LOC123206513 gene encoding rac-like GTP-binding protein ARAC8 isoform X1 has product MASSASRFIKCVTVGDGAVGKTCLLICYTSNKFPTDYIPTVFDNFSANVIAEGTTVNLGLWDTAGQEDYNRLRPLSYRGADVFVLAFSLVSRASYENVLKKWIPELQHYSPGVPVVLVGTKLDLRDDKHYLADHPGMVPVTTAQGEELRKQIGAAYYIECSSKTQQNVKAVFDAAIRVVIKPPQKQKEKKKKQHGGCLLNVLCARNLVGLK; this is encoded by the exons ATGGCTTCTAGTGCTTCAAGGTTCATCAAGTGTGTCACAGTTGGTGATGGAGCTGTTGGAAAGACTTGCTTGCTTATTTGCTATACAAGTAACAAGTTTCCTACT GATTATATACCAACCGTGTTCGATAACTTCAGTGCAAATGTGATAGCTGAAGGCACAACTGTCAACTTAGGCCTCTGGGATACAGCTG GGCAAGAGGATTACAACAGGTTGAGGCCATTGAGCTACAGAGGAGCAGATGTTTTTGTCTTAGCTTTCTCTTTAGTTAGTCGGGCAAGCTATGAGAATGTTCTGAAAAAG TGGATCCCTGAACTGCAGCATTACTCTCCTGGAGTACCAGTTGTATTGGTTGGAACCAAATTGG ATCTTCGTGATGATAAACATTATTTGGCTGATCACCCAGGAATGGTGCCTGTGACCACTGCACAA gGAGAAGAACTCCGTAAACAGATTGGTGCTGCATATTACATTGAGTGCAGCTCAAAAACTCAGCAG AATGTGAAGGCAGTGTTTGATGCTGCAATCAGGGTAGTTATCAAACCTCCACAGAaacaaaaggagaaaaagaaaaagcaacaTGGAGGATGCCTACT AAATGTCCTTTGTGCTAGAAACCTTGTGGGTCTGAAATGA
- the LOC123206513 gene encoding rac-like GTP-binding protein 3 isoform X2 yields MASSASRFIKCVTVGDGAVGKTCLLICYTSNKFPTDYIPTVFDNFSANVIAEGTTVNLGLWDTAGQEDYNRLRPLSYRGADVFVLAFSLVSRASYENVLKKWIPELQHYSPGVPVVLVGTKLDLRDDKHYLADHPGMVPVTTAQGEELRKQIGAAYYIECSSKTQQKCPLC; encoded by the exons ATGGCTTCTAGTGCTTCAAGGTTCATCAAGTGTGTCACAGTTGGTGATGGAGCTGTTGGAAAGACTTGCTTGCTTATTTGCTATACAAGTAACAAGTTTCCTACT GATTATATACCAACCGTGTTCGATAACTTCAGTGCAAATGTGATAGCTGAAGGCACAACTGTCAACTTAGGCCTCTGGGATACAGCTG GGCAAGAGGATTACAACAGGTTGAGGCCATTGAGCTACAGAGGAGCAGATGTTTTTGTCTTAGCTTTCTCTTTAGTTAGTCGGGCAAGCTATGAGAATGTTCTGAAAAAG TGGATCCCTGAACTGCAGCATTACTCTCCTGGAGTACCAGTTGTATTGGTTGGAACCAAATTGG ATCTTCGTGATGATAAACATTATTTGGCTGATCACCCAGGAATGGTGCCTGTGACCACTGCACAA gGAGAAGAACTCCGTAAACAGATTGGTGCTGCATATTACATTGAGTGCAGCTCAAAAACTCAGCAG AAATGTCCTTTGTGCTAG